The Lepisosteus oculatus isolate fLepOcu1 chromosome 4, fLepOcu1.hap2, whole genome shotgun sequence genome window below encodes:
- the LOC107077410 gene encoding uncharacterized protein codes for MNYSYLCAHPASHPFPSPYSAATSPPTWLDHGPFLPPIHGYPPRPLTLVSQDWGGGHVEYHHFYGLNPLALLNPYWPWPYSQPARPQGYGPGRSQAQSEGSWPEGFTLRGELRWGKLDRVYGPRRELPDFVKEDLRRVYGTYPRTDLGVTFQGGEYVVRGDPRVGEQEYKVEKKVMRQVETPEEGSTSETAEKRKKQKKKAK; via the coding sequence ATGAACTACTCCTACCTGTGTGCGCACCCTGCCTCTCACCCTTTCCCCAGCCCGTACAGCGCTGCCACCAGCCCTCCCACCTGGCTGGATCACGGACCCTTCCTGCCACCCATCCACGGCTACCCTCCGCGACCCTTGACCCTGGTCTCGCAGGACTGGGGGGGCGGACACGTGGAGTACCATCACTTCTACGGACTGAACCCTCTGGCCCTGCTCAACCCGTACTGGCCCTGGCCTTACTCACAGCCCGCCCGGCCCCAGGGCTACGGGCCGGGCCGCTCGCAGGCCCAGAGCGAGGGCAGCTGGCCGGAGGGCTTCACCCTGAGGGGCGAGCTGCGCTGGGGCAAGCTGGACAGGGTGTACGGGCCCCGCCGGGAGCTGCCCGACTTCGTGAAGGAGGACCTGCGCAGGGTGTACGGCACCTACCCCCGCACCGACCTCGGCGTGACCTTCCAGGGCGGGGAGTATGTGGTGCGCGGAGACCCCAGGGTGGGCGAGCAGGAGTACAAGGTGGAGAAGAAGGTGATGCGGCAGGTGGAGACGCCGGAGGAGGGCAGTACCAGTGAGACAGCGGAGAAGAGGAAGAAGCAGAAAAAGAAGGCAAAGTAG
- the mfsd13a gene encoding transmembrane protein 180, whose translation MGARLWSRWGDVSTPVLYGSLALFISILHNVFLLYYVETFVSVYKIDKVSFWVGETVFLIWNSLNDPLFGWLSDRSFLSSPQSGESISAPEVVLKRLRALSRSGPLLALSFLAFWVAWAPAGLQFVACLCLYDGFLTVVDLNHNALLADLAVSAGDRTQLNFFCSLFSALGSLSVFLSYSFWDKENFLSFRLFCVALAAVSVLGFSVASGLLRRRFQTEARVRQDEAAALKELCVGQAPLAQEKMVTLGEYLKQLSKHRNFLWFVSMNLVQVFHCHFNSNFFPLFLEHLLSNRISASTGSFLLGISYIAPHLNNLYFLTLCRRFGVYCVIRWLFFLKLMLSVVMLLAGPDQIYLLCIFIASNRVFTEGTCKLLNLVITDLVDEDFVLNRRQQAASALLFGMVALVTKPGQTFAPLIGTWLLCFYTGYDIFQTDALQDKVPPPALPPPALAPTLRQGCFYLLVFVPITCALLQLLAWSRFSLHSRRLRTIKSLRQGGQQDRPCTVKAI comes from the exons ATGGGCGCGCGGCTGTGGAGCCGCTGGGGGGACGTCTCCACCCCCGTCCTGTACGGCTCCCTGGCGCTCTTCATCTCCATCCTCCACAACGTCTTCCTCCTCTACTACGTGGAGACCTTCGTGTCCGTCTACAAGATCGACAAGGTGTCCTTCTGGGTGGGGGAG ACCGTGTTCCTCATCTGGAACAGCCTGAATGACCCTCTCTTCGGCTGGCTAAGTGACCGCTCCTTCCTCAGCTCTCCACA gtCTGGGGAGTCCATCTCGGCGCCAGAGGTAGTGTTGAAGAGGCTGAGGGCTCTCTCCAGAAGTGGGCCCCTGCTGGCGCTCTCCTTCCTGGCATTCTGGGTGGCGTGGGCCCCGGCCGGCCTGCAGTTCGTGGCCTGCCTGTGTTTGTACGACGGCTTCCTCACGGTTGTCGACCTCAACCACAACGCCCTGCTGGCCGACCTGGCCGTGTCCGCGGGGGACAGGACCCAGCTCAACTTCTTCTGCTCGCTCTTCAGCGCGCTGGGCTCCCTCTCCGTCTTCCTGTCCTACTCCTTCTGGGACAAGGAGAACTTCCTGTCCTTCCGGCTCTTCTGCGTGGCGCTGGCTGCCGTCTCCGTGCTGGGCTTCAGCGTGGCTTCAGGCCTGCTGCGGCGGCGGTTTCAGACCGAGGCCCGGGTCCGACAGGATGAGGCAGCTGCGCTGAAAGA GCTGTGTGTGGGACAGGCCCCGCTGGCGCAGGAGAAGATGGTCACCCTGGGGGAGTATCTGAAACAGCTCTCCAAGCACAGGAACTTCCTGTGGTTTGTGTCCATGAACCTCGTCCAg GTGTTCCACTGCCACTTCAACAGCAACTTCTTCCCACTGTTCCTGGAGCACCTGCTCTCCAACCGCATCTCCGCCTCTACGGGATCCTTCCTGCTGG GAATCTCCTACATTGCTCCCCACCTCAACAACCTTTACTTCCTGACGCTGTGCCGGCGATTCGGAGTCTACTGCGTCATCCGCTGGCTCTTCTTTCTCAAGCTGATGCTCAGCGTGGTCATGCTGCTGGCCGGACCGGACCAGATCTACCTGCTGTGCATCTTCATAGCCAG TAACCGTGTCTTCACTGAGGGCACCTGCAAGCTCCTGAACCTGGTCATCACGGACCTGGTGGACGAGGACTTTGTGCTGAACCGGCGGCAGCAGGCGGCATCGGCACTGCTCTTTGGCATGGTGGCGCTCGTGACCAAACCCGGCCAGACCTTTGCCCCCCTCATCGGGACCTGGCTGCTCTGTTTCTACACtg GCTACGACATCTTCCAGACAGACGCCCTGCAGGACAAGGTGCCCCCCCCGGCCCTGCCCCCCCCGGCGCTGGCCCCCACCctgcggcagggctgtttcTACCTGCTGGTCTTCGTCCCCATCACCTGCGccctgctgcagctgctggCCTGGTCCCGCTTCAGCCTGCACAGCAGGAGGCTGCGCACCATCAAGAGCCTGCGCCAGGGCGGCCAGCAGGACCGGCCCTGCACCGTCAAGGCCATCTGA